In Halarcobacter mediterraneus, the following proteins share a genomic window:
- a CDS encoding cytochrome ubiquinol oxidase subunit I, whose translation MEESLVDWSRAQFALTAIYHWLFVPLTLGLGFIIAFMETIYVKTGDVFWKRTTKFWMTLFAINFAIGVATGIIMEFEFGTNWANYSWFVGDIFGAPLAVEGILAFFMESTFFAVMFFGWDKVSRGFHLLSTWLVAIGSNLSALWILVANGWMQFPTGMKFNPDTVRNEMDNFWDVLFSPVAVSKFLHTIASGYIVASLFVVGISAWYLLKKRDTLFAKRSMIVGATFGLITSIFIILTGDESAHQVALKQPVKLAAMEGLYEGREQAGIVAVGALNPKKTLDNEEEVFLFEFEAPYVLSLLGYHDINAFVPGLKDLVYGNEKYNIESAQSKIDKGKIAIEALKNYKEAKRNNDMLKANEYQSILEENMQYFGYGHLKKPEDIVPPIAITFYTFHLMVALGTWFLVLFALLLYFTLKKEIMEYKLLLKSAVFSIPLGYIASEAGWVVAEVGRQPWAIQDLMPVGVAVTNISSTNVQITFFLFAFLFTALLIAEIKIMLKQIKIGPNGGH comes from the coding sequence ATGGAAGAGAGTTTAGTTGATTGGTCCAGGGCTCAATTTGCCTTAACAGCAATTTATCACTGGCTTTTTGTTCCTTTAACTTTAGGACTTGGATTTATAATTGCATTTATGGAAACAATTTATGTAAAAACAGGTGATGTTTTTTGGAAAAGAACTACAAAGTTTTGGATGACTTTATTTGCAATTAATTTTGCTATAGGAGTTGCAACTGGAATTATAATGGAGTTTGAGTTTGGAACAAATTGGGCAAATTATTCTTGGTTTGTTGGAGATATTTTTGGAGCACCATTGGCTGTAGAGGGTATTTTAGCTTTCTTTATGGAATCAACATTTTTTGCAGTAATGTTTTTTGGTTGGGATAAAGTTTCACGAGGGTTTCATCTTTTATCAACTTGGTTAGTTGCTATTGGTTCTAATCTTAGTGCTCTTTGGATTTTAGTAGCAAATGGTTGGATGCAGTTTCCCACAGGAATGAAGTTTAATCCTGATACTGTAAGAAATGAAATGGATAATTTTTGGGATGTACTTTTTTCTCCTGTTGCAGTTTCAAAGTTTTTACATACTATTGCAAGTGGATATATAGTTGCTTCACTTTTTGTAGTGGGGATTTCTGCTTGGTATTTACTTAAAAAAAGAGATACTCTTTTTGCAAAAAGATCTATGATTGTTGGTGCAACTTTTGGTTTAATTACTTCAATTTTTATTATCTTAACAGGAGATGAATCAGCTCATCAAGTTGCACTTAAGCAACCAGTTAAATTAGCAGCAATGGAAGGTTTGTATGAAGGAAGAGAACAAGCAGGAATTGTTGCTGTTGGAGCTTTAAATCCTAAAAAGACATTAGATAATGAAGAAGAAGTTTTTTTATTTGAATTTGAAGCACCTTATGTTCTTTCTTTATTGGGATATCATGATATAAACGCCTTTGTTCCTGGACTTAAAGATTTGGTTTATGGAAATGAAAAATATAATATAGAATCAGCCCAATCCAAAATTGATAAAGGAAAGATTGCAATAGAAGCACTAAAAAACTATAAAGAAGCAAAAAGAAATAATGATATGCTAAAGGCAAATGAATATCAGAGTATTTTAGAAGAAAATATGCAATATTTTGGTTATGGGCATCTTAAAAAACCTGAAGATATTGTTCCTCCTATTGCTATTACTTTTTATACTTTTCACTTAATGGTTGCTCTTGGAACTTGGTTTTTAGTTCTTTTTGCTCTTTTATTATATTTTACTTTGAAAAAAGAGATTATGGAATATAAACTTTTATTAAAAAGTGCAGTTTTTTCTATTCCTTTAGGATATATAGCAAGTGAAGCAGGATGGGTTGTAGCTGAAGTAGGGCGTCAGCCTTGGGCTATACAGGATTTAATGCCTGTAGGAGTTGCTGTTACAAATATTTCAAGTACAAATGTTCAAATTACCTTTTTCTTATTTGCTTTTTTATTTACTGCACTTTTAATTGCAGAGATAAAAATCATGTTAAAGCAGATAAAAATTGGTCCAAATGGAGGTCACTAA
- the cydB gene encoding cytochrome d ubiquinol oxidase subunit II, whose protein sequence is MFEELTLLQLQQYWWIIISLLGGLFAFIMFVQGGQTLIGKLSKGDEVLKTMLINSLGRKWELGFTTLVLFGGALFAAFPLFYSTSFGGAYWVWMAILFCFIIQAVSYEYRKKPDNFLGQKVYEGFLFINGSLGVILLGVAIATFFSGSSFLVDENNFSHWQTPYRGLEALGSVFNLSLGFALFFLVRISGALYFINNINNETIKERAIKSIKLDMLIFLFFFLVFLSLLFTKDGFAYDENAFVFIQEYKYLQNFLDMPIVLGMFVVGVLMVVIAVFATIHLNMTCCIKTGGVGIVLTVMALFLNVGFNNTAYYPSTFDLQSSLTIQNSSGSHYTLTTMSYVSLMVPFVIAYITYVWYQMDKVKITKEEMEDPHGHNY, encoded by the coding sequence ATGTTTGAAGAATTAACACTATTACAATTACAACAATATTGGTGGATAATAATCTCTTTACTTGGGGGACTTTTTGCTTTTATTATGTTTGTTCAAGGAGGACAAACTTTAATAGGAAAGTTATCAAAAGGAGATGAAGTTTTAAAAACTATGCTTATTAATTCTCTTGGTAGAAAATGGGAATTAGGGTTTACCACTTTAGTTTTATTTGGTGGAGCTTTATTTGCTGCTTTCCCTCTGTTTTATTCTACAAGTTTTGGAGGTGCATATTGGGTTTGGATGGCAATTTTATTTTGTTTTATTATTCAAGCAGTTAGTTATGAATATAGAAAAAAACCAGATAATTTTTTAGGACAAAAAGTTTATGAAGGTTTTTTATTTATAAATGGAAGTTTAGGAGTTATTTTATTAGGTGTTGCTATAGCTACATTTTTTTCAGGTTCTTCTTTTTTAGTTGATGAAAATAACTTTTCTCATTGGCAAACTCCATATAGAGGGTTAGAAGCTTTAGGGAGTGTTTTTAATTTGTCATTAGGCTTTGCTTTATTCTTCTTAGTAAGAATTTCTGGAGCACTTTATTTTATTAATAATATAAACAATGAAACCATAAAAGAAAGAGCAATAAAAAGTATAAAACTAGATATGTTGATTTTTCTTTTTTTCTTTTTAGTTTTTTTATCTCTTTTATTTACAAAAGATGGTTTTGCTTATGATGAGAATGCTTTTGTTTTTATACAAGAGTATAAATATCTTCAAAACTTTTTAGATATGCCTATTGTTTTAGGTATGTTTGTTGTTGGAGTTTTAATGGTTGTTATTGCAGTTTTTGCAACTATTCATTTAAATATGACTTGTTGTATTAAAACAGGTGGAGTAGGGATTGTTTTAACTGTAATGGCATTATTTTTAAATGTAGGTTTTAATAATACAGCTTATTATCCTTCAACTTTTGATTTGCAAAGTTCTTTAACTATTCAAAATAGTTCAGGAAGTCATTATACTTTAACAACTATGTCTTATGTATCTTTAATGGTTCCATTCGTAATAGCTTATATAACTTATGTTTGGTATCAAATGGACAAGGTAAAGATTACAAAAGAGGAAATGGAAGATCCTCATGGACACAATTATTAG
- the ligA gene encoding NAD-dependent DNA ligase LigA, protein MTQEEYNKNIQTLISWAHAYYVEDNPQATDEEYDKLARTCLAYEQTYPQNSHPNSPNKRVGGVILEGFEKASHLSRMWSQEDVFDTEELEDWINRAKKVNTNLEFMCEPKFDGASLNLIYENGILKQAITRGDGNVGEDVTNNVKTIHSIPLQIEEKSLLEIRGEIVIKKADFEKINELRLKNEEQPFANPRNAASGSLRQLDPSITASRKLFFNVWGVGQNSLNFKKISEKMDYIYSLGFVKPPLQIVVKDVEGIEKVYHEIIASRNDIPMMLDGMVVKIDDIETQEELGYTVKFPRWSCAYKFPAVEKTTKIKDIIQQVGRTGVITPVAVVEPTHIDGSMVERASLHNYDEIQRLDLRINDEVIIIKSGDIIPKITKVFHDRRDGTQEKVQRPTKCPKCGSELHDEGTLIKCQNLDCPAIVTNSIIYFANKNCMNIDGLGNKIVELLVNEKKIYDILDLYSLKYEDLQDLEGFKEKKISNLLNAIENTKGTELHRVINALGIEHIGEVASKQICLEFGLEVINIDLDSLIALDGIGEQMAKSFVDFMRVNKELVSKLIEIINPKVEVKQEVSENAFKGKTVVLTGTMSKSRGIIKKDLEALGAKVSSSVSKKTDYLIYGEDAGSKYDKAVDLGVSTLTEEQMLEMI, encoded by the coding sequence ATTACACAAGAAGAATATAATAAAAATATACAAACCCTTATTTCATGGGCTCATGCTTATTATGTGGAAGATAATCCACAAGCTACTGATGAAGAATATGACAAATTAGCAAGAACTTGTTTAGCTTATGAACAAACTTATCCACAAAATTCCCACCCAAACTCTCCAAATAAAAGAGTTGGTGGAGTTATTTTAGAAGGCTTTGAAAAAGCAAGTCACCTTTCAAGAATGTGGTCACAAGAAGATGTATTTGATACTGAAGAGTTAGAAGATTGGATCAATAGAGCAAAAAAAGTAAATACAAATTTAGAGTTTATGTGTGAGCCAAAATTTGATGGGGCGTCATTAAACCTTATTTATGAAAATGGTATTTTAAAACAAGCAATTACAAGAGGTGATGGAAATGTGGGAGAAGATGTTACAAATAATGTTAAAACTATCCACTCTATTCCCCTTCAAATAGAAGAAAAATCTCTTTTAGAAATAAGAGGTGAAATAGTTATAAAAAAAGCTGATTTTGAGAAAATCAATGAGCTTAGACTAAAAAATGAAGAACAACCTTTTGCAAATCCAAGAAATGCAGCTTCTGGAAGCTTAAGACAACTAGACCCAAGTATTACAGCCTCAAGAAAATTATTTTTTAATGTTTGGGGAGTAGGACAAAACTCTTTAAACTTCAAAAAAATCTCAGAAAAAATGGACTATATCTATTCTTTAGGTTTTGTAAAACCTCCCTTACAAATAGTTGTTAAAGATGTTGAAGGTATAGAAAAAGTTTATCATGAAATAATTGCTTCAAGAAATGATATTCCTATGATGTTAGATGGAATGGTTGTAAAAATTGATGATATAGAAACCCAAGAGGAACTAGGATATACAGTTAAATTTCCTAGATGGTCATGTGCTTATAAATTTCCAGCAGTTGAGAAAACAACAAAAATAAAAGATATTATTCAACAAGTTGGAAGAACAGGAGTTATTACTCCTGTTGCAGTAGTAGAACCCACGCATATAGACGGAAGTATGGTAGAAAGAGCTTCTTTACACAACTATGATGAAATCCAAAGACTTGACTTAAGAATCAATGATGAAGTAATTATTATAAAAAGTGGAGATATTATTCCAAAAATTACAAAAGTATTTCATGATAGAAGAGATGGTACACAAGAAAAAGTTCAAAGACCAACAAAATGTCCTAAATGTGGAAGTGAACTTCACGATGAAGGTACTTTAATTAAGTGCCAAAATCTTGACTGCCCAGCAATTGTTACAAACTCTATAATCTATTTTGCAAATAAAAACTGTATGAACATTGATGGTTTAGGAAATAAAATTGTAGAACTACTTGTAAATGAAAAAAAGATTTATGATATTTTAGACCTTTACTCTTTAAAATATGAAGACTTACAAGACTTAGAAGGCTTTAAAGAAAAGAAGATTTCTAATCTTTTAAATGCAATTGAAAATACAAAAGGAACTGAACTTCATAGAGTTATAAATGCTTTAGGAATAGAACATATTGGAGAAGTAGCTTCAAAACAAATCTGCTTAGAGTTTGGATTAGAAGTAATAAATATAGATCTAGACTCACTTATAGCTCTTGATGGTATTGGGGAACAAATGGCTAAATCATTTGTTGATTTTATGAGAGTAAATAAAGAGCTTGTAAGTAAACTAATTGAAATAATAAACCCAAAAGTTGAAGTAAAACAAGAAGTAAGTGAAAATGCTTTCAAAGGAAAAACTGTAGTTTTAACAGGAACAATGAGTAAAAGTAGAGGTATTATAAAAAAAGATCTTGAAGCACTTGGAGCAAAGGTAAGTTCATCTGTATCTAAAAAAACAGATTACTTAATCTACGGAGAAGATGCAGGAAGTAAATACGACAAAGCTGTAGATTTAGGAGTAAGTACTCTTACTGAAGAACAAATGTTAGAAATGATTTAA
- a CDS encoding response regulator, with the protein MNKFKILVLDDIYENVYALKLLLEDSFLDIEIFEATCVKDALVIIIKNEIDLILSDVQMPEVDGFQFVEYLQEVESTKHIPIILITGIYNTSEYQKKAYSLSSNIVDFISKPVDEEILCSKLKIFINLFSQKKQIVFSQEEKIDKMMNKLENKYRKTLIEDDDLVDLQELIEKNVKND; encoded by the coding sequence ATGAATAAGTTTAAGATTTTAGTACTAGATGATATTTATGAAAATGTGTACGCTTTAAAGCTTCTTTTAGAAGATAGTTTTTTAGATATTGAAATTTTTGAAGCCACTTGTGTAAAAGATGCTTTAGTTATAATAATTAAAAATGAAATAGATTTAATCTTAAGTGATGTTCAAATGCCAGAAGTAGATGGTTTTCAGTTTGTTGAGTATTTACAAGAAGTAGAGTCAACAAAACATATTCCTATTATATTAATTACAGGAATATATAATACTTCTGAATATCAGAAAAAAGCATATAGTTTATCTTCAAATATTGTTGATTTTATATCAAAACCAGTGGATGAAGAAATTTTATGCTCAAAGTTGAAAATCTTTATTAATTTATTTAGTCAAAAAAAGCAAATTGTTTTTTCTCAAGAAGAAAAAATAGATAAAATGATGAATAAATTAGAGAATAAATATCGAAAAACTCTTATTGAAGATGATGATTTAGTAGATTTACAAGAATTAATTGAAAAAAATGTTAAAAATGATTAA
- a CDS encoding NifB/NifX family molybdenum-iron cluster-binding protein has product MIVFPVKTQKENSAVSPLFGKAKYFAFFDGEKLDIEANPYNKGSMLIDWFLSKGIEELIIKEMGIKPFNKVKNTKIKVLYAGDDRVTINEVIEKYKNKSLKILNEEELLAIVKNHKGAKSHS; this is encoded by the coding sequence ATGATAGTATTTCCAGTAAAAACACAAAAAGAAAACTCAGCGGTTTCACCTCTTTTTGGAAAAGCAAAATATTTTGCTTTTTTTGATGGTGAAAAATTAGATATAGAAGCAAATCCATATAATAAAGGTTCAATGCTAATTGATTGGTTTTTAAGTAAGGGTATTGAAGAATTAATTATAAAAGAAATGGGAATCAAACCTTTTAATAAAGTTAAAAATACAAAAATAAAAGTACTTTATGCGGGTGATGATAGAGTTACTATAAATGAAGTTATAGAAAAATATAAAAATAAAAGTTTAAAAATTTTAAATGAAGAAGAGTTGTTAGCAATAGTTAAAAATCATAAAGGTGCTAAAAGTCATTCTTAA
- a CDS encoding class I SAM-dependent methyltransferase, which produces MKLLETNITQTIEEIYLVETFNLNNKTILELGCGNATMTKKIASNGFDRKIIACEVDEIQHKKNLEEKIENIEFILTGAENLPLEDESIDFILMFKSFHHIPKEYMKKALDEIKRVLKPNALAYISEPLYQGHQNELVSIFHDEKEVRIQAFEAIKNAVEKEEFKLFQEIFFQTEVSYENFEDFEKKQMNLSYNDNQITEELKNKVKKRYESFGGGKQTFLKPFRVDILQKV; this is translated from the coding sequence ATGAAATTATTAGAAACAAATATTACTCAAACTATTGAAGAAATCTACTTAGTAGAAACTTTTAATCTAAATAATAAAACTATTTTAGAACTTGGTTGTGGAAATGCTACTATGACAAAAAAAATCGCTTCAAATGGTTTTGATAGAAAAATTATTGCCTGTGAAGTAGATGAAATACAACATAAAAAAAATTTAGAAGAAAAAATTGAAAATATAGAATTTATCTTAACAGGAGCAGAAAATTTACCCTTAGAAGATGAATCAATAGATTTTATCTTAATGTTTAAATCTTTTCATCATATTCCAAAAGAGTATATGAAAAAAGCACTTGATGAAATAAAAAGAGTTTTAAAACCAAATGCTCTTGCTTATATTAGTGAACCTCTTTATCAAGGTCATCAAAATGAACTTGTTTCTATTTTTCATGATGAAAAAGAAGTAAGAATTCAAGCTTTTGAAGCTATAAAAAATGCTGTTGAAAAAGAAGAGTTTAAACTTTTTCAAGAAATATTTTTTCAAACAGAAGTTTCCTATGAAAATTTTGAAGACTTTGAAAAAAAACAAATGAATCTTAGTTATAACGATAATCAAATAACAGAAGAATTAAAAAATAAAGTAAAAAAAAGATATGAAAGTTTTGGAGGAGGAAAACAAACCTTCTTAAAACCATTTAGAGTTGATATATTACAAAAGGTATAA
- a CDS encoding DUF4492 domain-containing protein — protein sequence MNKCKKFIYMYIDGFKNMTLGKTLWKIVFIKLAVILIFLKYFIHDKTIKTEYITKEEKIDFVYKNITKE from the coding sequence ATGAACAAATGTAAAAAATTTATTTATATGTATATTGATGGCTTTAAAAATATGACACTGGGAAAAACTTTATGGAAAATTGTTTTCATAAAATTAGCAGTGATTTTAATATTTTTAAAATATTTTATTCATGACAAAACTATTAAAACTGAATATATAACAAAAGAGGAAAAAATAGATTTTGTTTATAAGAATATAACAAAGGAGTAA
- a CDS encoding methyl-accepting chemotaxis protein → MLSRLTTKAKLIFFPVLFILIVLISAVTFSYYFKISESRNNAALKTEIFIQDILKTRILVYQFLSQANKEKSQKVVESLKLLNKDIATFRDSLSQKENRDLSNKILKTLQEYLVNFQLAAKIKTENIDDKNYSKVIKNMTNSGLELEKLLLQINKSAIKLKEESIVEMEIVLSLLALFFTIIFILASTLIVKQVISSLDDFKHGLESFFKYLNREVNDTKLLNDSKEDEFGQMAKIVNQNISITKASIEEDRILIDETIAVLSEFEQGDLCQRLHMKVSNPALMQLKDVLNKMANNLEGNIDNVLTILEQYSQYNYLNKIDQKGLKEHLLKLANGVNGLGESITEMLIESEKNGTTLDESSNVLIQNVDTLNVNSNEAAAALEETAAALEQITGNIVNNTETVVKMSEYAKSLTSAATNGQSLANQTTEAMDEINDKVTAINEAISVIDQIAFQTNILSLNAAVEAATAGEAGKGFAVVAQEVRNLANRSAEAAKEIKDLVEDATEKASFGKNITDDMIKGYDTLNDNISNTTKLISDVEMASQEQKLGIEQINDAINSLDQQTQQNAAIATQTHEVAVQTDGIAKMIVDSVNDKEFKRDQIKTQENNLVV, encoded by the coding sequence ATGCTAAGTAGGCTAACAACAAAGGCTAAACTAATTTTTTTTCCTGTATTATTTATATTAATAGTACTTATATCTGCTGTTACATTCAGTTATTATTTTAAGATATCAGAATCAAGAAATAATGCAGCTTTAAAAACTGAAATATTTATTCAAGATATATTAAAAACAAGAATTTTAGTTTATCAATTTCTTTCACAAGCAAATAAAGAAAAATCACAAAAAGTAGTTGAGAGTTTAAAATTATTAAATAAAGATATTGCAACTTTTAGAGATTCATTAAGTCAAAAAGAGAATAGAGACTTATCAAATAAAATTCTAAAAACCTTGCAAGAATATTTAGTAAATTTTCAATTAGCGGCAAAAATCAAAACAGAAAATATTGATGATAAAAATTACTCTAAAGTAATCAAAAATATGACAAATTCAGGATTAGAATTAGAAAAACTTTTATTACAGATAAATAAAAGTGCCATAAAACTAAAAGAAGAATCAATTGTAGAAATGGAAATTGTTCTTTCTTTATTAGCCTTATTCTTTACTATTATATTTATCCTTGCTTCAACATTGATTGTTAAACAAGTTATTTCATCACTAGATGATTTTAAACATGGATTAGAAAGCTTTTTTAAATACTTAAATAGAGAAGTAAATGATACAAAACTCTTAAATGATTCAAAAGAAGATGAATTTGGACAAATGGCAAAAATTGTTAATCAAAATATAAGTATAACAAAGGCATCAATAGAAGAAGATAGAATACTTATTGATGAAACTATTGCAGTTTTAAGTGAGTTTGAACAAGGTGATTTATGCCAAAGATTACATATGAAAGTAAGTAATCCTGCTTTAATGCAACTAAAAGATGTCTTAAATAAAATGGCTAATAATTTAGAAGGTAATATTGATAATGTTTTAACTATTTTAGAACAATATAGTCAATATAACTACTTAAATAAAATTGACCAAAAAGGTTTAAAAGAGCATTTATTAAAACTTGCAAATGGAGTTAATGGTTTAGGAGAGTCTATTACAGAAATGTTAATAGAAAGTGAAAAAAATGGAACTACCTTAGATGAGAGTTCAAATGTTCTTATTCAAAATGTAGATACTTTAAATGTAAATTCAAATGAAGCTGCTGCTGCTTTAGAAGAAACTGCTGCTGCTTTAGAACAAATTACAGGTAATATAGTAAATAATACTGAAACTGTAGTGAAAATGTCAGAATATGCAAAATCATTGACAAGTGCAGCAACAAATGGACAATCATTAGCAAACCAAACAACAGAAGCTATGGATGAAATAAATGATAAGGTAACAGCAATAAATGAAGCAATATCAGTAATAGACCAAATAGCATTCCAAACAAATATTCTTTCATTAAATGCAGCAGTAGAAGCAGCAACAGCAGGAGAAGCTGGAAAAGGTTTTGCAGTTGTAGCACAAGAAGTTAGAAATCTTGCAAATAGATCTGCTGAAGCAGCAAAAGAAATAAAAGATTTAGTTGAAGATGCAACAGAAAAAGCAAGTTTTGGAAAAAATATAACTGATGATATGATTAAAGGTTATGATACATTAAATGATAATATCTCAAATACAACAAAACTTATTTCAGATGTTGAAATGGCAAGTCAAGAACAAAAACTAGGAATTGAGCAAATAAATGATGCTATTAACTCTTTAGACCAACAAACACAACAAAATGCTGCTATTGCAACACAAACCCACGAAGTTGCAGTACAAACAGATGGTATTGCAAAAATGATTGTTGATAGTGTAAATGATAAAGAGTTTAAAAGAGATCAAATAAAAACACAAGAAAATAATCTTGTAGTATAA
- a CDS encoding sensor domain-containing protein has product MPTSLLKNSFDFIVDEIDALVYAIDIENYEILYTNKKCKEEFGNIVGQKCYKSLQNKNRPCIECPTNNNEKKEVNHSYKWEHTNEFNKKTYLFSDRIIKSHNSNKLIKVQVGIDITTQKNLEKEVEQQQLKTLETFEALFNSTIEALIIYNMDKKCINVNDIAPRLLGYTKEEMIGKDALSFIASESLHVVSEAINNSDQEPYEALMLKKDKTTFPALIRGKNITLNSKTIRISAVIDISKIKEKEKEISKLAFYDCLTLLPNRTLLKRKTENLISYNRRHSDYCSFIFIDLDHFKTINDTKGHLIGDLILIQCAKRLENLLKKGDFIGRFGGDEFIILVNTYKKNKEEAKKEIEKITKKILNTIKETFTVKQNQYQLSASIGIAMFNEDISFHELLKRADTAMYFVKDKGRDDFGFFDPKLQKSLERKAIVLQRLREAINNAKINIHFQKQVNSKEEVIGVEALARWEDEELGFVSPAEFIPIAEESGLIIRFGHCLIEETAKVLQEWQNDKEKKHWRISINVSLSQFQRDDFEYLIKNAILKYKINANLLRLEITESLLLKNADKALEKIDYLKELGLTLSIDDFGTGYSSLAYLKKLPVDELKIDKSFIDDIVTNKSDETIVAAILEIGNQFGFEVIAEGVETKEIYEKLLNLGCKYFQGYYFAKPKKKEDL; this is encoded by the coding sequence ATGCCCACAAGTTTACTTAAAAATTCTTTCGATTTTATTGTAGATGAAATTGATGCTTTAGTTTATGCTATAGATATAGAAAACTATGAAATATTATATACAAACAAAAAATGTAAAGAAGAGTTTGGAAATATTGTTGGGCAAAAATGTTATAAATCTCTACAAAATAAAAATAGACCTTGTATAGAATGCCCAACAAATAATAATGAAAAAAAAGAAGTTAATCACTCTTATAAATGGGAACATACAAATGAATTCAATAAAAAAACTTATTTATTTAGTGATAGAATCATTAAAAGTCACAATTCAAATAAATTAATCAAAGTTCAAGTTGGGATTGATATTACCACACAGAAAAATTTAGAAAAAGAAGTAGAACAACAACAATTAAAAACACTAGAAACTTTTGAAGCTTTATTTAACTCAACAATCGAAGCTTTAATTATTTACAATATGGATAAAAAATGTATTAATGTAAATGATATTGCACCTCGATTATTAGGTTATACAAAAGAAGAAATGATAGGTAAAGATGCCCTTAGTTTTATTGCCAGTGAATCACTTCATGTAGTTTCAGAAGCTATAAATAATTCAGACCAAGAACCTTATGAAGCTCTAATGTTAAAAAAAGACAAAACAACTTTTCCTGCATTAATTAGAGGTAAAAATATAACTTTAAATAGTAAAACAATTCGTATTTCTGCAGTTATAGATATAAGTAAAATTAAAGAAAAAGAAAAAGAGATATCAAAATTAGCTTTTTATGATTGTTTAACTCTCTTACCAAATAGAACTTTATTAAAAAGAAAAACTGAAAATTTAATTTCTTATAATAGACGACATTCAGATTATTGTTCTTTTATTTTTATTGACCTAGACCATTTTAAAACTATAAATGATACAAAAGGTCATCTTATTGGAGATCTTATTTTAATCCAATGTGCTAAAAGACTAGAAAATTTACTAAAAAAAGGAGACTTTATAGGAAGATTTGGTGGAGATGAATTTATTATTTTAGTTAATACTTATAAAAAAAACAAAGAAGAAGCAAAAAAAGAAATAGAAAAAATCACAAAAAAAATATTAAATACTATAAAAGAAACCTTTACAGTAAAACAAAATCAATACCAACTTAGTGCAAGTATTGGTATTGCAATGTTCAATGAAGATATTTCTTTTCATGAACTATTAAAAAGAGCTGATACAGCAATGTATTTTGTAAAAGATAAAGGAAGAGATGATTTTGGTTTTTTTGACCCAAAATTACAAAAGTCTTTGGAAAGAAAAGCCATTGTTTTACAAAGATTAAGAGAAGCAATAAATAATGCTAAGATAAATATTCATTTTCAAAAACAAGTAAACTCAAAAGAAGAAGTGATTGGAGTAGAAGCTCTTGCAAGGTGGGAAGATGAAGAGTTAGGATTTGTAAGTCCTGCCGAATTTATTCCAATTGCTGAAGAAAGTGGTTTAATTATAAGATTTGGACATTGTTTAATAGAAGAAACTGCAAAAGTTTTACAAGAGTGGCAAAATGATAAAGAAAAAAAACATTGGAGAATTTCCATAAATGTTAGTTTAAGTCAATTTCAAAGAGATGATTTTGAATATTTGATTAAAAATGCTATCTTAAAATATAAAATAAATGCTAATTTGCTAAGATTAGAAATCACAGAAAGTCTTTTATTAAAAAATGCAGATAAAGCTTTAGAAAAAATAGATTATCTAAAAGAATTAGGATTAACTCTTTCTATTGATGATTTTGGAACAGGTTATTCTTCTTTAGCATATTTAAAAAAACTTCCAGTTGATGAATTAAAAATTGATAAATCTTTTATTGATGATATTGTTACAAATAAAAGTGATGAAACAATAGTAGCTGCCATATTAGAAATAGGAAACCAATTTGGATTTGAGGTAATCGCAGAGGGAGTTGAAACTAAAGAAATATATGAGAAACTTTTGAACTTAGGATGTAAATATTTTCAAGGTTATTACTTTGCAAAACCCAAAAAAAAAGAAGACTTATAA